A region of the Ochotona princeps isolate mOchPri1 chromosome 9, mOchPri1.hap1, whole genome shotgun sequence genome:
CCCCACTGAAATCCACGCAAGGCAAGAAAATcagataccaacacccacaaaaccacacacacatggCAGTACGAAATCGCAGTCTCTCAGTATCAACTCTTAACATAAATGGCCTAAagtcatcagtcaaaagacatagattaacagattggatcaacaaacaggacccaattgtctgttgcctacaagagacacatctaaccagaaaatatgctaagaaactgaaactgaagggatagaaaaagatatttcacaccAGTGGACAaggaaaaaaggctggtgtagtggtcctgatttcagataatgcaaacttcaatgtgacaaacattAAAAAGGACACAGAAGTGCATTTGATATTGTTTAAAGGCATGATCCATCAGTAAGTGATTACCATCCTTAATATGTATGCCCCAAattcagatgcacccagctacgtgaagcaattgctTATAGACTTCTAGGAAGATAcagatgaacatacaataatCATGTGATATGtgaacaccccattaacaccagtagacagatcaacaagacaaaagctcaacagagaaactatagagctcatacaaacaatggaacaactgggtttagtagacatttatagaacctttcattcctaggccacaggttatacattttttttttcagcagtgcatggaaccttctccaggatagaccacatgataggaaacaaagcaagtataactaacttcaaaaaaactGGAATaataccatgcaccttctcagaccaccatggaatgaaattggaaatcaacaattcaaaatgtcccaggaaatatataaactATTTGAGGTAAggcaatatgctattaaacaaagaaTGGGtttgagaagaaattaaagatgagataaaaaaatttatggaaaccaatgaaaacccagatacaacattccaaaacttgtgggacaccagtaaagcagtgttatgtgataagctcattgcaattggtgctcatgtcaaggcccaagaaaggcaccaaatactggaattaagcacacacctccaggaaatggaaaaacagcagcaaaatgaccccacaaacaGTAGGAAAcaataaattattaaaacaaaggaggagataaaccaaatagaaattaaaaaatatatacaaaaccagcgaatcaaaaagctggtttgttgagaaaataaataaaatagacaccccactggcctgactgacaaagaaaaaaagaagagaaagcgagaattagcaacatcaaagatgaaataggcaacataacaacagacactgcaaaaactaagcaaataattagaaattactacaaggaaCTGTACTCCaataaatcagaaaaccaccaggaaatggaaaggtacctagacttccaccacttaccaaggcttacctcagaggcaacagaagacctgaacaaacccataaccaaaacagagatagagtcagtgattaaagatctcccaacaaagaaaagcccaggcccagatggcttcaccgcagaattctacaaaacattccaaacagagctaactccaatcctctacaagctcttcaaaataatacaaaaggaagcaatccttccaaactcattctatgaagccaacatcactttattcccaaaactggatagagaattaacagagaaggaaaactacaaacccatctcctgatgaacattgatgctaagattctcaacaaaatcctagccaatagaattcaaaaaagcatCAGATAGATCAtgcatccagatcaagtaggattcatcccgggaacgcagggatggttcaacatatggaaatccagaaatgtgatacaccacattcaaaaactgaagaacaaaaatcatatcatAGTTTCACtagatgcagagaaagcctttgacaaaatccaacaccactttatgttaaaaaccctaaccaaggtaggggTTTTTACCGGAAggtgctgggggaatcccagagcctagcaaactgtgtcacataatgcaatgtaattaaaaaaaaaaaaaaaagcttaaatttCCTCTGAATAAAAAATTGAtgagttaagaaaaaaataaggaaactgtgatcacataaataaaataacagggaaaaaggaaaaagggaagatTGAAAAAAAGTATCATGCTGTTAAAATGATATATATCAGTTACATTAGCTCTGTTTTTATGTTAAAAGTtgtaaataaataactggaataaaagaaaaaccctGATAACTGCTTAATGCTATAGAGCTtccaaaccattaaaaaaaaaaaaaaaaggattcggtttgttacagcatggcattggtgttatatgtatattttctgttcagCTGGAAGGCTATGACTGGCTGATACCAACTAATTGTCAGAAGAAGATAGTTGTTTAAGAGACTATCAGTTGTTTCCCTCCTAAGCTGTAGTTTACTATATAGAAATTAAAACTTCCATTtaattatgttattccataaaaaataaatcaaaaacaaagTAGAGAGTTTTGATATGTGCATACctaaaagtgaaaaatatatattgttttatatatttatacactggaattacatgcatatgtatttcataatttttttgacttttatgtatgtacatatatgatatgaattattgatatatatgatcatatattAGTTATATTTATATCCAATATAAGCTGTAGGAAATATTTACTCATGCAAGTACAGCTTAAagatattttcagtatttcattatttcactttaaaataagaaaattgaattttattattgctttataatatttttaagtatctcaGTATGAGGATATCATTAGTAAGCTACTCAAAAATCTTCTCATTATCTTGTGCAATATTAAGCATATATCTTAATTATCtaatctagcatgttatttagctcatgTGTATCTAAAGATTGCACAATGAACTCATTTTATGCTCATGACAGAAAGCAATCTGATACAGAATAATAATGGAATTGTAGCTTCAGAATTGCAAACATAATGCAGGACAAAACGTTTTGTTTTTACCTTATCTTGCCATATCGGTTGTAAATTTAGCTGCATTCATAGAAGATGCCAATTGTACACACAGAGAAGAATTAAACTCAGCTTAGTATTATAGCTGCTGAGTTAATATTTTGGCTCAGTGTCAGTATGATTATTTATgttaatttagttgaaaatcagagtggcaataacagagtgatatcttccacttaggtattctagcaatgccttcaacagttcattagaatgagaatctttagagaaaacaacctttaatagaataaggaatattctgttaTAATATTGGAATTGCAAAAGTAACACAGCACAAGATGTTTTCATTTAACTATTACTCTGTGATGCTGCATGAATTGTAAATTAAACTACATTTATAGAAGTTGCAATTTAATATACAGAGAATGTACtgtcagtgtttctatttaatgatccagaactgaggagacatgtgctgttacaggtgttggtgtcatttgaagatgtggctgtggactttacccaggaagaatggcagacaatgaATAATACTCAGCGGGCCctgtacagggaggtgatgcttgagacctataacaatctgctgtccttgggtgagtgaagttCTGTCATGCCTTAAAGAACACGTCTGTATAGTTTGCTAATGAAAGAAGGGTTTATAAAGTGTAGTAGTTGGTAGGACTAATGGTGATTTCGtaaaatctgcatcattctccattcacagggtactccatgacaaagcctgatgtgattctcaagttggagcaagaatcagcaccatggacagtgaaGAAATCTGTCAGGCAGAAATTTCTAGGTAGGTCAGCACATAATTGGCAGGGGAATTGATACATAGCTCAGTGAATGTTGCctggaattatatttgatttttactttgagtttctttcagaaggacagctggtgagacacaggcattctatagtctccatgtataggtttattctagcaatttgccagccTGTCACCAAAAATCTAGAAGTATATATGGGTCTTTTCAtgatcccaaacacttgaatcacatctgccaccTCTCAAGATATATTTTTAGGGGGTTAtatctgaagcagagtagccagaaaaAGACAAGCTAGTGCTGAGATAGGATGTAAGATACCCCAaaccttattttgaatttttatactgTATTTTCTGACACATCCTGCTTTAAGTTAAATACGCAATCTCacataattgaaatttttatttagaaaaatggatAATATGTTAAGACCTTAATAGATGAGATATAATgcctatttaaaaatgctcataaatgtccacatttcactaatattaaaatgtgctgtatctagattggcaacaaatctcattggcttcactggaacatttgaaaagaaacatttagatgtgattcatagatatggttactctgttcctcatttcagatccccatggaaagaatgagctgcttggatctaatcagaaaggtcaagaaataatctCCAGGCAagttttaattagaaaaattacataataactgaaaagagagctgcattgccacaaagatgcttagcattagctctggccataattgcagcacaatatgaaagggaaattgtataaaaatgagacttgagaaataggatttcattctttctttctactttttttttttcatttgcagacagaaggtttatttgcaaagtgaccaggtgaatgtagaaCACAGAGGGAATCAAAaagcatttcttgggagagagccaggagatagTGTGCCTTttgaatggagacagcaaaatttttcagaaatgtCTTAGATTTCTAAGTGTGCACTAGgcattccttgtctggacaggaacctgtgagtaagacacttcccattgtattggttgtctctcaaccagcaaggaaatagctgctactaCACAACTTCAAATCTGCACCGGATattctatggctgttcagctctcagaggtgggcagccacatgagtgacaaagttgaaGATACTTGCTTTTTTTCAAATCATGTATGAAATGTGCAGTGGGTCATCGAAAGACCCTCAAAAGTCATTGGTAAAGATCAAACCtgagggcatggcatggtagcctagtggctggcccttgccttgcatgcactgggatcatatatggacaatggtttgtgccctggaagtcccacttaacatccagctctctgcccgttgccagagtccagctcaagtgaagttcagaacttgagaagggtgcttggagtaggcatagaaaataaatggaccactacagttCCAGAATCAtaatagaaaattttgaaaagtgtCCTCTTTTTTTATACAGAAGCCTTCACAAATTCTGACacccacttttcacacctggtcaaaaggggcattccttttttttaaatttatttcattgtattgctgttgacaatctttacatagttaattacggttcaaaaaaaggttcagggggtatagggaagtgggtaatactattatgtccatattgtttccatcatgtatctgaggtaaagggggatattgagggagaaaccccacccggtatcctgcccaccccaagtcccggatgtggggtatgttctgagatatttgctcaagtggttttaatagttctccagttatgaatcgctgccagttttgctcgatgaggttgtccactgattgatatggtccatcataaagtctccatttgccccatattttgctgccaacatatagctgagatgagtaattgacctgttctgtcttctgtcttttcttggttagagttctgagtccagcagtttgattggggagatctccaaagaaactttgaggtattcccagaccagattcttgtatgttctagcaagcacagggcccagcacagtccatcaccccgatcagctggtggtttcaattgctgggttggttttcagtctcgagttgcactggaaccaatgggtgttgcagtccagtctggttcagcccagcacatacttggcccttacatctaccagtgggtgctgcaacctagtcagggcgacccacaacaacccccaccaggcccgctccctaccctggtttgccaatatgtgaagaagtagaccagtctgtcccccatcccatttggctcttgtacttgtcaatgggtattaaagcttagttccatctaaccaactgaaccatccagccctcacggttgttgttgagtgcctctctgtctagccaccccagtccccgtcctagttttcatgccctcccgcaggagtagagacccaagaagggggaacccactttttccctcccaggtctctctcagtccaaaggaggcattcctaaggatagttctgccaattgtttcacctTGTGGCAGAATATCAGTCGCCCTAATCCTGTGGtcaagaagttctcaatagatggtacatgtgaatcagtaacacattcctattacaatccTGATTCTACAACTTACTCTTGAATCATTTAAGGGAAGAAGtgtatcacagaaggagggacctaaagattaACTAAAGAGGGAAAGAACAGATTTCCACTACATCTagggacttaacatccttgattagcatatggtcaatgtggGAGGCCACCCCTTagcataggttcctgctacatgtaGGGACCTAACACCCTCAATTTTCTTATGATGAGTGGGGCAGCCGAGAAAGCAGGAATAgtaaaggcccttttgctaagacgttatcaccaacatcatcttccaagctcacattgatcatataaaacaactccacagtggcagacaatgcctaaatagattataGAAATCTCTGTAGGGTTGTCGATTATGTATACAAAGGTAGGTGGAACTGCTGTTCAGGTGGTTGTACACACGGGAAATTCTTTGCAGCCTTGCCttcaatggaaaagttctcttcacaACTTCGTGTCTCTCACACAAACTGCATGGACCTCagcagcctttggcctgggaaaactgttgaggacaccccacaggcttgtgactatagacctgcgtgggagatccagaaaaacctcctggttcttggctttaaagCTGCTCAGCTCTGAAAGTTATGCAttttttggaagtgaatcagcacatggaagatcttcctgtgtgtctcacatcctctctgtatatctaaatttccagtaaatacaaatacaaatttttttttcctttttccattttttcattgtatttttgacaattgttacatagttaattaaggtaaaGAAGTTCAAGGGTTACagaaaaatgggtaagaccattattttcatattgtttccttcatatatctgagataAAAGATTGtatgggagaagccccacccagtctcctatccatcccaggtccctgatgtggggcatgctccgagggtcttgctcaagtggttttggtagttcaacagttatgaattgctgccagtctcgccactccaaacacgatgaggttgttgaggaatccactgattgacatagtccttcatagagGCTCCGTTGGCCCACTATTCACTGGCAACGTACaggtgaggtggttgattgacttgttctgtcctcttgtttttcatggttagggttctgagtctggcattttgaCTGGGgggatccacaaagaaactttctctgaggtgttcccTGACCAGATTCTTgagtgtactagcaagtacagggcctggcacagtccataaccccgatcagctggtggttgtgattgctggattagttctgttttcagccctgtcttccggGAACCAATGGGcattgcagtctagcctgaatccttcccacttcatactcagcccttacacaaaccagtgggagctgcagcctagtcagagcaacccacaataacccccaccaggccttcccccctaccctggtttgccggtatgtgtagcagactagtccagtctgtaccgcatcccattcagctctcatacatgtcagtgggtattaaagcctagttcaatctaaccagctccactatccaaccctcatgtatgttgttgggtgcctttctgtctagccacccctgctcctgtccttgTTTGTGTCCCTTCCTGTattagtggtaacccaagagggaggatcccactatttccctcccagcctACTCCTACTCCtgggttatgcactctccaggtggttctgtggttcaacttgacagaattagcacccagtgcaagcttctgccagctgatacagcagctaagcccaaacaaccttcagcCATTGTGatgtagtttgcaccagtaggaataatcagcccagcctggcctttccctgatttagtctacatgaggcccacaggtgctgtagTCCTGCCTTGTCTGATCTTTCATCATCCCAGCTCAttttctccagtgggagtagctgtccagcaagggaacccaccACCcacatattccccctgccggctccgccccctcccttcctggttctcacgtgtgctggttggatgctgtggtcacatctggcatacGTCACCTCACCTTGGAATTCCGTAATGTATACTgggtttttgttgcaaccaattctggctcgacccacactttCTTCTGGTGCTTGAaattgccagtggatgacatgaactgattcagcctgttctgccctgAACCCATGCCAGGACGATTCCATGTAATTAAACAgttatgattggtcagttttagctgttaactttcaaaatgagcaagttgaCAGGCCTGTAATGGTAGGTTTGAAgcaatcaactttttttttttttatccattttattgtattgttgttgacaatctttacatagttaactatagttgaaggaaaaacaagaaaaagaaaaaaaaggttcagggggatagggaggtgggcaatgctattatgtccatattgtttccatcatgtatctgaggtaaagggggatattgggggagaagccccacctggtttcccgcccaccccaagtcggGGATGTACAAATGGATGGGCTATAGGGAaatgactcttatcaaacaccagggacctccttcctcaAGAAAAGTCTACCCACATGggctgccaggtgtcctgctgggtggctgtcacatagactgtcaggccaggagttcacacagctcccagccaagcacttaaggcagattcacaaaagcagaaagcatCTAGATTCCtcagaaacatgtgaccaagagagcgagACTCTCCCTATCATAGGCCTTTACaggggcttgcgaggggagtggttacaaaaaaatgcaataccaccccctctcagttccaggtgatgataggtgagtgtcactggtgggcagaagggaaatctTGATGGAGTGGGGGTGTCTCCTCCatgctggtgaccctgaactggctgcctagcccacaacattgggagaaggaagacacaaggctcacccttttttctgggtgaggttgtagacattattgcccattgtgaataagtttctttctctttgcccttggggtgactcatgcaAACACCTCCCTGAGATGCTGcataaaaactcaaaccaaagtgaatattttttgcTGCCTGGACTCTCATCCTTCCCCCAGTGAGAATAAGCCAAAGCGAAGCATGAAAAAGGAGGCCAGAACTTTGGTCCCATGTCAGgtagttgggattcaggatccaCTTAGAGAGTATTaagtcatgaagaaaattggCATTTTCTGGGGACTGTCAatccaacagttttcaaaatataaagtcCCAGAGGcttgcttctaaaatgaaaattgacacaGCAAAAGTGAAAAAGTCAGTTGGTGATTAGAGACTTTAAAGTCCTAAATTTTATACTTTCTATATCCACCCCCTACCTGCTAAAGCACAATCAATCTGGAGGTTTAGCTGCAGCTAGGCAGTGACTGGGAATTACATGTGTGGGTGAGTGTTTTCATGTTCTTGCAGAGGCACGGGATGCCAAGGGTCATTCCCACAAGTTTAGTACAAAActtgtggagtcttctctttgctaagtcCTGTCACACAGCTCTTGTATAAGAGCCAGAAGTCTTTTTGAAgtcccatattgtgcactgaaccAAATGTTATGAGGAATGCTAggttattcttttctttaaattagTATAGAAACGTCGCGTGCCCCTTGGCGGGATGGGGTGGGCGTCCCCGAGCGGCCGGCGCCGggaggctgcagcagcaggccATGGCGGCACCCGAGCAGGACCCCACAGCGCCCAGGCCGCGCCCGCACCGCTACCTTCTCATCGACACCCAGGGCGTGCCCTACACGGTGCTGGTGGACGAGGAGCCATAGCGGGCGCCCGCCATGCGCGGCAAGGGCTTCTGCTGCCCGATGTGCGCCCGCGTGTTCGAGTTCATGTCGCACCCGCGCCGCCACAGCCTCATGCACTCGGAGGTCAAGCCGTTCGCCTGGGACTCGTGCGGCAAGTCCTTCAGGCGGGCCAGCCACCTCGCGGGCCAGCCACCTAGTGCGCCACCGGGTAACACAGCGTGCCGGGGCGGCCGGCCCAATGGCTGCCCGCCCTACGGCTGCCCGCTGTGTCCACGCCACTTCCGGGATGCGGGCGAGCTGGCCTGGcactgctgcaggcacttgggggagCGCCCGTTCCGGTGCCCACACTGCCTGCACCGCTTGCTGGAGCAGAACACGCTGCAGAAGAACACACACAGGAAGCACCAGTGAGGGCAGAGCGGCGCAGCGAGCGCTGCCACAGGGCTCCCAACCCCCGCTGCCCACACTCCTGGTGCCTGGGCGGGCGAAGCGCCGTGGTAATAAACACCTGCTTCcagccctcaaaaaaaaaaattagtatagaAACGTAAGagtgtggaatagggtggaaggatgggattcacaggaattggaagaaaacagaggagtgggttcttttttccagttatacatcctgctgcagtaaacatgggttgggacaacattcaagttactaactgggtgtctctaatttcaagaagcacactaccacctagttttctctcaagaagtgctttccccttccctcctcttcccctgctcacatcaccactttgcaaataaaacatctctgtctctaaaaagataaatttaaaaaatgactttgagatccagtttctatATCCACCTCCTGAATGTGAGCAACCAGTATTTAGCAGAAATCTACATATTTTCTCTATCCTCACatacacttgctgttcctgggaggatctgagccagattggagtccatgcttgggaccctaggttcagccactaCAGACATTTGATGAGGTGGACCTTGGCCTGCCTGAACTCAAGAGGCTTTACCCTTCCTGCtgagtacactgggagcagataccttgggaacaaggcaggcctaggcgCGACCCACCTCCAACTTCGAGAGGTGGATGCGACTGAGGGAGTatgacctaatcatttttttttgagttgggtttctgtgtagtgtgtgtgtgtgtgtgtgtgtgtgtgtgtgtgtgtgatttaattgcactcagtacgtgtgtgtgtatgtattagatcattaaggagaaattggtgtgatcatttccaaattttctatttttccttcctgtttcaggtcagggttaaatgatattcagagaagctataccaggtcTCCCTACCATCCTAGTACTTAAGGATGGgtactggacccctgataccaaaccagggtgtcaatgtggcacacactccaaggtttctgtccaggtggtttccgatagttctgaaatgatgtccatctcaccaattcaagcaagAGGAAACCCTTTGAATGTTCATTGGCTGATATGGttaaccttagagtctcctttctcccagatattGGCTGTTATCATGGAGTAGTTAtccaatctcttctctcctcctgtcttttggatggtccagatgtgctttccaggcctcagtgggcttccatctccaggtggagTCAAGCCAGCtgtccaatactccttttcaactgaggagtaccagttcttgcaagtgcacccAAGACCTCGAGCCAGTCAATCCTGCCTCAGTGGAGCCCCACATGCAGCGCTCACTGAGCTAGTACCATcatgcaggcatgtaaagtaCCCAAACCACGTGATCTGAGGCCCACCACACCCTCTACCCCCAGGACTCacagacccaggacccattgcactggccagccaaggaccctcgccaagcaacataaaccgccacacatacagccactggggctcataaactgggTTCATCACACAGCTGTacccaagggcccagacaaggccactagggccccactggatctcctgcacccagggatcatgtgtccagcaccaacatccccct
Encoded here:
- the LOC131481124 gene encoding zinc finger protein 793-like, whose amino-acid sequence is MLPRRENTNTPSVLVSFEDVAVDFTQEEWQTMNNTQRALYREVMLETYNNLLSLGYSMTKPDVILKLEQESAPWTVKKSVRQKFLEYQSP